A genome region from Cyprinus carpio isolate SPL01 chromosome B23, ASM1834038v1, whole genome shotgun sequence includes the following:
- the LOC109097468 gene encoding LOW QUALITY PROTEIN: ceramide-1-phosphate transfer protein-like (The sequence of the model RefSeq protein was modified relative to this genomic sequence to represent the inferred CDS: substituted 1 base at 1 genomic stop codon): MPSRPRQCVLSALLLSLLLFLSSLWLPQGSVQSCEQSWGPCLSMYSPTRQVRIRSNLTRFWTSDWIQSAPPAAPHEQLGSKQHLIEXCPGQQFQVSRLLLHLSSALGPASDVLLDPYLLCWEELIKFMEALGPLVGFFTHKVEEKITLIRQLSLEESVRLNATADKRVAPPPPHAYRSVRSMLEAELQRGVVSFDTQTPSDCALSVTQTPGSGSRTLLRLHRSLLWLQLLLEKLGTEREGRSLGELCRDAYLEVLAPHHPWLVQRAAELVFRAMPDRSAFLQLVCVRTQEEAEPVMRIVVAAIREIHQRTQKELEIRNMLDLP, encoded by the exons ATGCCATCTCGCCCGCGTCAGTGTGTGCTGAGCGCGCTCCTGTTGAGTCTGCTGCTGTTTCTCAGCTCTCTGTGGCTGC CACAAGGAAGTGTTCAGAGTTGTGAGCAGTCATGGGGGCCTTGTCTGAGCATGTATTCACCAACCAGACAGGTGAGAATCAGGAGTAATCTGACCAGATTCTGGACATCGGATTGGATCCAATCT GCTCCCCCCGCCGCCCCTCATGAGCAGCTAGGAAGTAAGCAACATCTCATCGAGTAGTGTCCCGGACAGCAGTTCCAGGTGTCCCGCCTCCTGCTGCACCTAAGCTCCGCCCTTGGCCCCGCCTCCGACGTGCTGCTGGATCCCTATCTGCTCTGCTGGGAGGAGCTCATCAA GTTTATGGAGGCCCTGGGCCCTCTGGTGGGCTTTTTCACTCATAAAGTTGAGGAGAAGATCACACTCATCCGACAGCTTTCGCTGGAAGAATCCGTCAGACTGAACGCAACAGCCGATAAGCGTGTAGCCCCGCCCCCTCCGCACGCCTACCGCTCCGTGCGCTCTATGCTGGAGGCGGAGCTTCAGAGGGGCGTGGTCTCCTTCGACACGCAAACGCCCTCCGACTGCGCTTTGAGCGTCACGCAAACGCCCGGCTCCGGCAGTCGGACTTTGCTCCGCCTCCACCGCTCGTTGCTATGGCTACAGCTGCTGCTGGAGAAGCTGGGGACGGAGCGCGAGGGGCGGAGCCTGGGCGAGCTTTGCCGCGATGCGTACCTGGAGGTTTTAGCGCCGCATCACCCCTGGCTCGTGCAGCGCGCGGCAGAGCTGGTGTTTCGCGCGATGCCCGACCGCAGCGCGTTCCTGCAGCTGGTGTGCGTGCGCACGCAGGAGGAGGCGGAGCCTGTCATGCGCATCGTCGTCGCAGCAATCCGAGAAATTCACCAACGGACTCAGAAAGAGCTGGAGATCAGAAACATGTTGGACCTGccttaa